In Rhodamnia argentea isolate NSW1041297 chromosome 1, ASM2092103v1, whole genome shotgun sequence, the genomic window aagcTCGTCATGATCGGAGACGAGGTTTTGATCCTGCAATGACATTGACATTGGTTTGGATCCAACCAAACATCCTCATCTGGGGGTGGATTGTGGTCGTCTGTGGTCTTGGAGATTTACTGCTGTTAAAAGATTGCGCGCTTCAAAATCTTTTAAAAGCATGTGAAGGTTAATGTCTATATCCCTGATTTATAGAGGAAAAGGTGGCAAAATTCAAATCCTCAGCGTTATTCTGAAGGGAAAACGAGCTGCCAAGAATAGGGAAAAGATTCCAGCTTATTAACAAATGaaagtaagaaaaaattattaattgacGGGGCGAAAAGAGTTATAGGTAGCTTCCTCTAACTTAAAACAAGTGGAAgaattgtccaatcaatcctaagtaatcaatcctaaatttatttcaCGGATGTGGACTGAGTcattaactttttaattttatcaatttagttttaaatttttgtgcgAAATTCTATTATAATTCtcgttgaatttttcaatttagttttaaatctttacACAAAATTCTAATATTATCCTCGTTGGAATCCTTGAAACAATGGTATCTCATGTGGGCGGTTGGCGATAATTGGACCTGTCATTTCAGATGAAAGTGGACAAGAAGGATCACAATGGATGTTTTGCGTGaagatttaggacaaaattgaaaaaagtttagaattaaatcgaTATAtacacaataagtttaggaccggttgggtaattttccctaaaacaaGTAGCTTGAGATTTTTAGGTTCAGGGGTAACGGGAATTTAATGtaataataattaatgaaaaaattgtgaattttgtCCTTCCAGATTGGCTTTTGCAACCCACAAGGTTGGCTTTTTGGTAGGAGTTTCGTTGAAGGGTAATTGTACTGCGaattcctctttcttttccattttaattaaaatttaacttttGCTTATGTACTTTCAAGCTCTTTTTAATTAAGCCCctgtaatttttaatttgtttattggATTCCTTTTACTTACCCAAATTTTCTAATCAAAGTCCGTTTGATACCAAATTCAGTTGACATGATTATCGAATGACGCCAAGCtatgatggtaaaaaaaaaaaaaaatggatggcgACATCAGATGGATGGAAAATTTAGCTCATGTAGACAGCGTTCAAGCACGACATGGATAAAATTTAGCCGATGTACAATGCTGACATGAACGTTCACATAAGAGAAACTTTATTTGCATTGCATTGCATTGCACTGCGAAATGTGACGGTCATGGCAATTGGATTGGATCAGATTTGGTATTTAAGAGATTTAACTATAATGATTATGAAATTTAAAAGACTTAATTAGATAAATTAAATTCGTAAATACTAAtgagaaaatgtgaaaaaataggGGCAAAAAgtagggtttctttttttttcccgagtCACTGGTGGTCGTAGGAGCTACCCTCATCGACGATTACGTGTAATCTTCGAAATCCATGGAAAGACCCCAGAAGAAAATTGATTTCGTCAGACCATGCATGAGATTCCCACGAATGTCGTACTCTCTCGGTCGCGAGAGCCAGCCCTGTACTTCGTAGTTCCTAATTTTGCCTCATCTTTTTTAGCACGAGAATAACCTCCGTGATTTCCTCCCATAGTATTAAAACTCATCCTCCGCTCCGTCGGCCGAAGAATTTGCGGCCCCGGTGTGGATGGAAGATTTAGCTAATGTAGATAGTGTTCGAGTACGACATGGATAAAGTTTAGTTGATGTGCAATGTTGATGTGAACGGTGGCATAAGAAAAACTTTATTTGCATTGCCCTACGACGTTGTTGGATTTGATCAGATTTGGTGTTCAAGAGATTTAACTATGACGATTATGAAAGTTGAAAGACTTAATTAGATAAATTAAAGCCATAAATACTAATGAGTAAACGTAAAAATGCATAGAAAAAAAGtacagtttttttttcaagtcgGCAATTATGTGAAATCTCCGAAATCTGTGGAAAGACCCAAGAAGAAAAGTGATTTTGTAGGACCATGCACGACATTCCCATGAAACTCGCACTCTTTCGGATGCGAGAGACCATCTTATACACCGTTGTGTCTAACTTTGTCAAATCCTTTTTAGCACGAGAGTAACCTCCTTGATTTCTTACCATAGTATTAAAATTCATCCTTCGCTTTGTCGGCTGAAAAATTTGCAGCCGCGGTGTGGATGGAAAATTTAGCTAATGTAGACGGCGTTCAAGTATGACATGGATAAAATTTAGTTGATGTATAATGTTGATGTGAACGTTTACATGAGAAAAACTTTATTTGCACCGCACTACGACGTTGCACGACGGGGGACTGCCATGCCAATTAGATTTGATCAGATTTGGGGTCCAAGAGATTCAATTACGGCAATTATGAAAGTTAAACGACTTAATTAGGTAAATTAAAATCGCAGTACTTATAATCAAACGTAAAAGTACATAGGTAAAAAgtaataagaaacaaaaaaaacttgcttttgTATTCCTAGAACACATTTTAGAAACACAATTTGAACAtcttttagaaataattgggaacaaatttttttttttgaacacgcactcttctcttttgttcttggacaatgttgacacctgatttttgatcattttattttaaaaaattaattaaaaatatcaaaataattcataaaattacaaaatcaaccttggaagctttggcctagccttaggaactaattttgaacaaaaaatattttacgtaatttttgacatttttcagatttattttaattataaaatagccaaaaatcaggaaaattaGTATTTGTGGTcataaaaatgcacaaaaatagtccatatctttattttgattcccttttcattcataaaattacaaaatcaaccctCGCTTTGTCGGCTAAAAAATTTGCAGTGGCGGTGTGGATGGAAAATTTAGCTAATGTAGACGGCGTTCAAGTACGACATGGATAAAATTTAGTTGATGTATAATGTTGACATGAATGTTTACATAAGAAAAACTTTATTTGGATCGCACCACGATGTTGCACGACGGGCGATGGCCATACCAATTAGATTTGATCAGATTTGGGGTTCAAGAGATTCAATTACCACAATTATGAAAGTTAAAGAACTCAATTAGGTAATTAAAATCGTAATACTCACGATCAAACGTAAAAATACATAGGTAAAAAGTAgagcttcttttttgttttttcgtatTCGCAAGATCTTCCCCGTTTGCAATTACGTGAAATCTCGTAAATCTCTTGAAAGACCCAACAAGAAAAGTGATTTTGTCGGACCATGCTCGAGATTCTGACGAACTCGTACTCTTTCGGAGGATGCGAGAGGCAATCCTACAGGCCGTCGTTTCTAATTTTGTCGTATCTTTTTTAGTAGGAGAATAACCTCCTTGATTTCTTCCCATAGTATTAAAATTCATCCTCTGCTTTGTCGGCTAAAGAATTGGCGGTATCGGCGTGGATGGAAAATGTAGACAGAGTTCAAGTGCGACCTGGATAAAATTTAGCTGATGTACAATGTTGATGGGAACAACGTTCACATAAGAAGAACTTTATTTGCATCGCACTACGACGTTGCACGATAGGCGACGGCAATGTCAAttggatttgatcaaatttgGTGTTCAACAGAGTTAACAACAACGATAATGAAAGTAGaaaaacttaattaaaaaaattaaaaccataAATACTAATACATAAAAACACATAGGCGAAAAgtagaatttatttatttatttttttgttttttcctagtTGCTTGTGTTCGCAAGATCTTTCCTCATTGGTAATTACATGGAATCTCTGAAATCTGTGGAAAGACCCCAAAAGAAAAGTGATTTTGTCGGACCACGCACGAGATTCCCAAGAACGTCGTACTCTTTCGAATGCGAGAGACAGTCCTACACGCCATCGTTTCTAATTTTGCCTTATTTTTTAGCACGAGATTAACCTCCTTGATTTCTTTCGATAGTATTAACATTCATCCTCTGCTTTGTTGGCTGAAGAATTTGCGGCATCGATGTGGATGGAAAATTTAGCTAATGGAGATGGCGTTCAAGTACGACATGGATAAAATTTAGCTAATATACAATGCCGACGTGAACGTTCACATAAACAAAATTTTACTTGCATCTTTGCACGACGAGCGATGGTCATGTCAATTGGATTTGATCAGATTGGTGCTCAAGAGATTAAACGACGACAATTATGAAAGTTAAAAGACTTAATTAGATAAATTAAAACCGTAAATACTAATGTGACAATGTAAAAGTACGTAAGCAaaatgtagaattttttttttttgtctttttctaagTCGCTGGTGGTCGCAGGATCTTCCAATTATTGCCAATCATTTGAAACCTCCGAAATATGTGAAAagaccctaaaaaaaaagtgattttgttcGGACCATGCACGAGATTCCAAACGACGTTTGCTTGTCGAATGAATTCGGATCTATCCAATTTTGCTGCGTCTTTTTTGGCACGAGAATAACCTTCTTGATTTCTTTCCACAGTGTGAAAATTCATCCTCCTCGCTTTGTCGGCTGAAGAATTGGGTGCGCGTCCACGTGTCGAGCACCCAATTCTCGACAGATACGCACTCAAATCTCTGTCCTAACTCAGATTCTGTTCGAATATTATATGGTGCGACTGATATCAATCGGTGATGAGCTTTCCAAGATGGTATTTCCTCGCGACCGGTCGGATCAAGAACCGATTTTTGAGGGATGGAGGAGGAGCACTGTCAATGGACATTGGACAAGGAAGAGACAAATCATGCCAGCCGTTATTTTCAGACACcccccaccctctctctctctctctctctctctctctctctctctctctctctctgtgacaaGTTCACAGCCAGAATTCTCTGTCTCTTCCTATTCCGGTTTCTGTTGGGGCTCCTGAGGTTTTTGTCTACAAGCTCCCGCTCATGGAAGGCGTCCAGGAAAATGGTCTTTTCCCCAGGTTTTTTAGCTCCCCTCAGAGCTCTGATTCTTCCCTCACTTGGGTGTGTTGTGGATTCAAACATGATCTTAGTTTGCTCTCATTTGTCCCTCATGTTCGAAGCGTTCTCTGTGTCCATGTGTGTCTGccattgattcttttttccttggttCTTGTTTGGTTCTGTGGAAAGATCTCGTGTTTCTCAATGTCTGTATGAGAGTTCTGTTGCAGATGAAAAGCCAGGATCGATCTTTAAATTATGGTAATAAAGCCCCGTTCGGCAGCATCGGAGATTGCTTCTTAACTTGATCAAAAGTTCAGCTTCTTCCAAAACATGTGTAACATTCAAGCTTTGTTGGACCGAAAGTTGGCAAATTTGTGAAGATTTCTTCTTAATCATTGCCTAGGCCTTTCTTGTTACCTGCAGTTTTTTTTTGTCGTCCTCCTACCTAGATGATTTGTAGGTGGTCCTTTAATTTCTTGATCTTTTGAATCAAATCAGTGATATATTCTTCTGTAGATGTTTTtttaggaataattttttttgtccgcTTCCTCTATCCTACCACCTAGGGCAGATATAGTGTTTGTTGGGACTTGCAATCATGGGTTGCTGGGGCTTGTTCTTGACTACTGCTCTTTTCTCAATTTGTCACGTACCCTATTGTTTACTGTCATTTTCATTGTTGGCTTTAAATTTGCCAGCAATGTCCCTGCTATCAAGGCCAGAgaaattcaaaaagaagaaaaagaagaagaggaggaaggaggaggatggcATCGTGTCAAAGGCAAGAAATTCCGGGCCGGTTTCTCCGACTCGATATCCTCCCATGGTAGATTCTTGATCTTTCGCCGCCCCCCCTCTTCACGACATGATTTCGTTCGTAATTCATCCTGATGGGTGGTTGATGATGCTTTGATCTGTGTATGCTAGACTTAAGATCTTTGGAGATGGAGGGGAGGGCGAACGATACTTCCCCCCGAGGAATTTTCGACGATGGCCTGGGCAGCGTGGATCTCGATGTAACTTCCCCTACCAGCACGTCAAGTTCCGAATGCCAGTCATACTCGAAATCCTCTAGCAATAGGTGGCAGGGTTTCCTCCGCTCGCTGAAGAAGGGATCCACCGTGCGCTTCCACACATTTCCTCTGAAGAGCGTCCCCAAGCTCACTAGGAGGAAGAGCAGGAGGATAAGAGAGGACATGGTGCCGGCCTTCCATGCCAGCCTGGGCACCGAGCTGGGTGAGCTGAACTATTTCAAACCATCCTGGAGGAATTTTACGCTCTTGGAGCTCCAAGAGGCTACCGACAACTTCAGTCATGGTTTGTGACTTTCCATTTCACTGAGTACGCAGTATCTGATGTGAAGGACATCCTCTCAATGTGCTTCTTATGTCTGCTTTTGTGCCAGATAATTTAATTGGGGAAGGAGGATGTGCTGAAGTTTACAAGGGTATACTGCCGGGCGGGGACATCGTTGCGATCAAACGGTTGACCAGGGGATCGCCGGAGGAGATGACGGCAGATTTCTTATCTGAGCTCGGAATCATCGTGCATGTGG contains:
- the LOC115729086 gene encoding receptor-like cytosolic serine/threonine-protein kinase RBK2 isoform X1 → MEEEHCQWTLDKEETNHASRYFQTPPTLSLSLSLSLSLSLSLCDKFTARILCLFLFRFLLGLLRFLSTSSRSWKASRKMVFSPGFLAPLRALILPSLGNVPAIKAREIQKEEKEEEEEGGGWHRVKGKKFRAGFSDSISSHDLRSLEMEGRANDTSPRGIFDDGLGSVDLDVTSPTSTSSSECQSYSKSSSNRWQGFLRSLKKGSTVRFHTFPLKSVPKLTRRKSRRIREDMVPAFHASLGTELGELNYFKPSWRNFTLLELQEATDNFSHDNLIGEGGCAEVYKGILPGGDIVAIKRLTRGSPEEMTADFLSELGIIVHVDHPNIAKLIGYGVEGGMHLILHLSPHGSLASLLYSSREKLDWGIRYKVALGTAKGLMYLHEECQRRIIHKDVKAANILLSEDFEPQISDFGLAKWLPEQWSHHTVSQIEGTFGYLPPEYFMHGIVDEKTDVYAFGVLLLELITGQKALDSSQKSLVMWAKPLLSDNRIKEAVDPSLAGAYDAEQMDRLIMAATLCTHQSSIHRPPMSQVVRLLKGEKGSLELAKEQHQRPSLRRTYSEELYAAEEYNATKYLNDLDRYMEIVQGLTKECRTE